The nucleotide window GTGGCTGATCCACCGGCTGACGTACCGGCGTACCAACCACGACAACATCCACGTGCGCGGCTACAAGGAGGAGGGGACCACCACCACGCCGTTCGACATGGCCATGCTGAACCAGATCGACCGGTATCAGCTGGCGATGGACGTGATCGACCGGGTGCCGTCGCTTCGCTCCACGCAGGCGGGGCTGCGGCAGCACCTTCAGGACGAGCGGCAGCGGGCCTGGCAGTACACGCGTGATGTCGGCAAGGACATCGACGCCGTGACCGGCTGGATGCTGGAGGAGGCTTCGCCCGACGACGCCTGATTCCCGTGCGGGCACACACAAATCCCAAGTTGCCGCGGGTACGAATAAGTGTTATGAGCACGATCCAGGTAACGCAGACCGCTACGGCGGATGAATCAAGCATTCTGGTGGCCGCCCGCCGTGCCGTGACGGACGCACTCTACGACCTCGAACTGGCTTGGCGGAACCCTCGTCCCGATGCCGTGGTGGCAGCTGCCCGACGCCAGCTTGCAGCTGCCGAGAGCTGGGCTGACGCCCGGCGCGAAGGCGCCTGAGAATCACCGGCTGTCCACAGCGGCTGATGTTCTCCTACCCCATCGTGTAGCGTCTGTGCTGGCGGTAACCGCCGTCACATATCAGTCCTATATATGGGGGAACTGTGGACATTGGTCTCTTGATCACGCTCGGGGTGATCGCCGGCGTCGTCGTTGTTCTGGCTTTGATCGCCGCGATCATCGCCCGGATGGCTTTGCGGATCGCAAGCCCGGCCGAAGCGCTCATCATCACCGGCAAGGGCAGTCAGGAAAGCCAGCGGGTGGTGTTCGGACGGACCTTCATCAACCCGTTCAGCCAGCGTGCGTTCTCGATTTCCCTGGCATCCCGGCAGGTCACCCTGCAGATCGAGGGCATCTCCAAGAACGGCATTGCGCTGCACCTGACCGGAGTGGCACAAATCAAGGTCGGCGGGGATGAAGAGGCTGTCCGTCGTGCCGCCCAGCGCTTCCTGAACCAGCAGGAGCAGATTGACCATTACACGCAGGAGACCCTCTCGGGTTCGCTGCGTTCCATTGTGGGCACGTTGACCGTCGACTCGATCATCAAGGACCGGGCTTCCTTCGCGAAGAGCGTCAAGGAAGAAGCCGAGCACTCCATGCACAACCAGGGCCTGGTGATCGACACCTTCCAGATCCAGTCCGTGGCGGACAGCTCTGACTACCTGCGGAACCTGGGCCGCCCAGAGGCCGCCCTCGCGGAGAAGCTCGCGAAGATCGCCGAAGCCAATGCGGCTCAGGAAGCCGCGCAGGCCAAAGCCGTTGCCGACGAGCAGGTTGCGCTCGCCGAACAGCGACTCGCCATCCGGCGCGCCGAGCTCAAGGAAGTAGCGGACGCACGCCAGGCGCAGGCTGATGCCGCCGGACCCCTTGCGGCCGCGGAGCAGAAGGAGGCGATCCTGCTCAAGGAGCAGCAGGTGACCTCCCGTCAGGCAGAGCTGCGCGAACGCGAGCTGGATATCGAGATCCGCAAGCCTGCGGACGCAGACAAGTACCGCGTGGAGCAGGAAGCGGCCGCCAAACTCGAGCAGCGCAAGCGCCAGTCGGAGGCCGACCAGGTCGAGGCAGAAGTCCTGCTGTCCAAGCGCCGGCTGACGGCCGAGGGCGACAGGGTTGCCGCGGAGGCAGAAGCCGCCGCAAATACGGCGCGGGGTAACGCTGCGGCCGCAGTCACCCGTGCCAACGGTTCGGCGGAGGCTGAGATCATCAAGGTCCGCGGTGAGGCGGAAGCGGACGTCGTCCGTCAGAAGGGCATTGCAGA belongs to Arthrobacter tumbae and includes:
- a CDS encoding flotillin family protein, which encodes MDIGLLITLGVIAGVVVVLALIAAIIARMALRIASPAEALIITGKGSQESQRVVFGRTFINPFSQRAFSISLASRQVTLQIEGISKNGIALHLTGVAQIKVGGDEEAVRRAAQRFLNQQEQIDHYTQETLSGSLRSIVGTLTVDSIIKDRASFAKSVKEEAEHSMHNQGLVIDTFQIQSVADSSDYLRNLGRPEAALAEKLAKIAEANAAQEAAQAKAVADEQVALAEQRLAIRRAELKEVADARQAQADAAGPLAAAEQKEAILLKEQQVTSRQAELRERELDIEIRKPADADKYRVEQEAAAKLEQRKRQSEADQVEAEVLLSKRRLTAEGDRVAAEAEAAANTARGNAAAAVTRANGSAEAEIIKVRGEAEADVVRQKGIAEAQGIEAQARAYEQFNEAAVLNKVMEMLPLVAREIAAPMSSIDNMTVISTDGASHLSKNVSGGLQQTFQLLKDTTGLDAVEMLRNWGSNGTKAPAAGSSDIHP